Proteins encoded by one window of Ramlibacter tataouinensis:
- a CDS encoding DUF6884 domain-containing protein, producing MATIALVGCVKSKRPHPAPAEDLYTSALFRALRAYARRHADRWFILSAEHGLLQPQDVVQPYEKTLLTMAKPARQQWASKVATQLDAVLPAGCRLILLAGQRYREDLEPLLQARGHQIDVPLRGLRLGEQLRQLRKEAALGN from the coding sequence ATGGCAACCATCGCCCTCGTTGGCTGCGTCAAGTCCAAGCGCCCGCACCCGGCGCCCGCCGAGGACTTGTATACCTCGGCACTGTTTCGTGCGCTGCGCGCGTACGCGCGCCGCCACGCCGACCGCTGGTTCATCCTGTCGGCCGAACACGGCCTGCTGCAGCCCCAGGACGTGGTGCAGCCGTACGAGAAGACCCTGCTGACCATGGCCAAGCCTGCACGCCAACAGTGGGCGAGCAAGGTCGCCACTCAGCTCGACGCAGTTCTGCCGGCAGGATGCCGGCTCATTCTGCTGGCCGGCCAGCGCTATCGGGAGGATCTGGAGCCGCTGCTGCAGGCCCGCGGCCACCAGATCGACGTTCCGCTGCGTGGGCTGCGCCTGGGCGAGCAGCTGCGCCAATTGCGCAAGGAGGCGGCGCTTGGCAACTGA
- a CDS encoding IclR family transcriptional regulator, which yields MATEDPDKEDRGVATLQRALAILSTFEASTTQSLAELSRRTGLYKSTLLRLLGTLEKFGYIGQQADGNYHVGVAALHLGSLYQRWIKPAELINPVLHSLVEQTGESSSFNVQEGELRVCVYRVDSTHKIRDHVRVGDLLPLHRGAGGKILLAFGREAAAPRWAELRRSCFSFTRGEIEADTAAVAAPVFGPGDALQGALAITGPAFRFSDERIASMRLPILRAAVDLTRDFGGNTAKLDAAVHLAAQAGESIAV from the coding sequence AACCGAGGACCCAGACAAGGAAGACCGGGGTGTGGCCACGCTGCAGCGCGCGCTGGCGATCCTGTCGACGTTCGAGGCCAGCACCACCCAGTCCCTGGCCGAGTTGTCGCGGCGCACCGGCCTGTACAAGAGCACCCTGCTGCGCCTGCTGGGCACCCTGGAGAAGTTCGGCTACATCGGCCAGCAAGCCGATGGCAACTACCACGTGGGGGTGGCTGCCCTGCATCTGGGAAGCCTTTACCAGCGATGGATCAAGCCGGCTGAACTGATCAACCCGGTGCTGCACAGTCTGGTTGAGCAGACCGGCGAAAGCTCTTCCTTCAACGTACAAGAAGGCGAGCTGCGCGTGTGCGTCTATCGGGTCGACTCGACCCACAAGATCCGGGACCATGTCCGCGTGGGCGACCTGCTGCCGCTGCACCGCGGCGCCGGCGGCAAGATCTTGCTGGCCTTCGGCCGGGAGGCGGCCGCCCCGAGGTGGGCCGAGCTGCGCCGTTCCTGCTTTAGCTTCACGCGCGGGGAAATTGAAGCGGACACCGCAGCCGTGGCGGCCCCGGTGTTCGGACCCGGCGACGCGCTGCAAGGCGCGCTTGCCATCACCGGCCCGGCCTTCCGGTTCTCGGATGAGCGCATTGCCTCCATGCGCTTGCCGATCCTGCGTGCTGCTGTTGACCTCACCCGCGACTTTGGCGGCAACACAGCGAAACTGGATGCGGCAGTCCACTTGGCCGCCCAGGCCGGCGAAAGCATTGCCGTGTAG